A stretch of Paludisphaera borealis DNA encodes these proteins:
- a CDS encoding efflux RND transporter periplasmic adaptor subunit: MKSRAGSCARVLCVSLAVLATIEARSQSLPTSATIDAVPLELTMPERFQIVSTLEPIRRVLIVAPADGLIRSLDAGLGSTVRETQQIAELDRAEAGARLKVAQAELKEKQAQVAIHQIPDAVGLAQAEAAEARVELARIALDRLTLRAPFAGRIVAVPVTSGQFVLKGTVIAELADVSALKSWVPVDRRVAKAGGDLLVQIEDQDQTAKIQSIGPLPTTDEYKPLRELAAPFATAWVQVANPKGELDPGFRVRSSSLPVTAIATIPKGAVKPVTAGAEPSQVQVIRNEYVTNVPVKVLGKVGPDRLQVAGAFRASDGLIASSSSPLLAGTLIRFGQGVAGVEGTTPDPARRGQNASVAAPADPPATRQRTTPTPKRSAPAPAPAQGATPF; encoded by the coding sequence ATGAAATCCCGAGCCGGATCGTGCGCCCGAGTCCTGTGCGTCAGCCTCGCCGTCCTCGCGACGATTGAGGCGCGGAGCCAGAGCCTTCCGACGTCGGCGACCATCGACGCCGTCCCGCTCGAGTTGACGATGCCCGAGCGGTTCCAGATCGTCTCGACGCTCGAACCGATTCGCCGGGTCTTGATCGTCGCTCCCGCCGACGGGCTGATCCGCAGCCTCGACGCCGGCCTGGGCTCGACGGTCCGCGAGACCCAGCAGATCGCCGAACTCGACCGCGCCGAGGCCGGCGCCAGGCTCAAGGTCGCCCAGGCGGAACTCAAGGAAAAGCAGGCGCAGGTCGCGATCCATCAAATTCCGGACGCCGTCGGGCTGGCCCAGGCCGAGGCGGCTGAGGCGCGCGTCGAGCTGGCTCGGATCGCCCTCGATCGGTTGACGCTTCGCGCGCCGTTCGCCGGACGGATCGTCGCGGTCCCCGTGACCTCCGGCCAGTTCGTGCTCAAGGGAACGGTGATCGCCGAGCTTGCCGACGTCTCGGCCCTGAAGTCGTGGGTACCCGTCGACCGCCGCGTCGCCAAGGCGGGGGGGGATCTGTTGGTCCAGATCGAGGACCAGGATCAGACCGCCAAGATCCAGTCGATCGGGCCGCTCCCAACGACCGACGAGTACAAGCCGCTTCGCGAGCTGGCCGCGCCGTTCGCGACCGCCTGGGTCCAGGTCGCCAACCCCAAGGGCGAGCTTGACCCCGGCTTCCGCGTTCGCAGTTCAAGCCTCCCCGTCACGGCGATCGCCACGATTCCCAAGGGGGCGGTCAAGCCCGTCACGGCCGGTGCCGAGCCTTCGCAAGTGCAGGTGATCCGCAACGAGTACGTCACCAATGTGCCGGTCAAGGTGCTGGGCAAGGTCGGCCCCGACCGTCTCCAGGTCGCCGGCGCCTTCCGCGCCAGCGACGGCCTAATCGCCTCGTCGTCGTCGCCCTTGCTCGCGGGCACGCTCATTCGCTTCGGCCAGGGTGTCGCGGGCGTCGAAGGCACGACCCCCGACCCCGCCCGCCGCGGCCAGAACGCGTCGGTCGCCGCTCCTGCCGATCCCCCCGCCACTCGCCAACGCACGACCCCGACCCCTAAGCGTTCCGCCCCAGCGCCCGCCCCCGCCCAGGGCGCCACGCCGTTCTGA
- a CDS encoding Gfo/Idh/MocA family protein: MASEQVTRRNFVETAGIAAGAAAAFGAPAIGREEPPSRRYRLGLIGAGSRGGQLLDSFLAQKDVDIVAIADVDDHHSGNTADRIKKEKKGDRPKVSRDYRAMLDRKDVDAVIIATPDHWHALPTIQAVAAGKDVYVEKPVAHNVAEGRAMIAAGRKYNKIIAVGTQQRSSSHFQKAVEIVQSGKLGKIFWVQTWNYENISPTGLGRCPDSEAPACVDYDRWLGPAPQRAFNLNRFHLLFRWYFDYAGGMMSDWGVHLNDIVLWALNSKGPESVYATGGVVTSDDDRDTPDTLQVVYEFPGTTLTYSMRKGNGLKFNGHDYGILFCGTDGSLMLDRSGYEVIPDKTVLPYGIKLVHGDRPLRKIDLEASTAKGVDGQDAHVRNFLDCLASRAKPTTDVQTAHYSTNTCHMGNIAYKVGRKLFWDAATETFKNDSEANKHLAREARKGYELPAV; this comes from the coding sequence ATGGCGAGTGAGCAGGTCACGAGACGCAATTTCGTGGAGACGGCGGGCATTGCGGCGGGGGCCGCGGCGGCGTTCGGCGCGCCGGCGATCGGCCGCGAGGAGCCCCCGAGTCGTCGGTATCGGCTGGGCCTGATCGGGGCCGGAAGCCGTGGTGGACAGCTCCTCGACTCGTTCCTCGCCCAGAAGGACGTCGATATCGTGGCGATCGCCGACGTCGACGACCATCACTCCGGAAACACCGCCGACCGGATCAAGAAAGAGAAGAAAGGCGACAGGCCCAAGGTCAGCCGCGACTACCGGGCGATGCTCGACCGCAAGGACGTCGACGCCGTCATCATCGCCACGCCCGACCACTGGCACGCACTGCCGACCATCCAGGCCGTCGCCGCCGGCAAGGACGTGTACGTCGAGAAGCCCGTCGCGCACAACGTCGCCGAGGGCCGAGCGATGATCGCCGCGGGCCGCAAATACAACAAGATCATCGCCGTGGGCACCCAGCAGCGGTCGTCTTCGCATTTTCAGAAGGCCGTCGAGATCGTCCAGTCGGGCAAGCTCGGCAAGATCTTCTGGGTCCAGACCTGGAACTATGAGAATATCAGCCCGACCGGCCTCGGCCGATGCCCGGACAGCGAAGCGCCGGCGTGCGTCGACTACGACCGCTGGCTCGGCCCCGCGCCGCAGCGCGCGTTCAACCTCAACCGCTTCCACCTGCTGTTCCGCTGGTATTTCGACTACGCGGGGGGCATGATGAGCGATTGGGGCGTCCACCTCAACGACATCGTCCTTTGGGCGCTGAACTCGAAGGGACCGGAGAGCGTATACGCGACCGGCGGCGTGGTCACGTCGGACGACGACCGCGACACGCCCGACACGCTTCAGGTCGTCTACGAGTTCCCCGGCACGACGCTCACGTACTCAATGCGCAAGGGGAACGGCCTGAAGTTCAACGGCCACGACTACGGCATCTTGTTCTGCGGCACCGACGGCAGCCTGATGCTCGACCGTTCGGGTTACGAAGTGATCCCCGACAAGACGGTGCTCCCTTACGGCATCAAGCTCGTCCACGGCGACCGGCCGCTCCGGAAGATCGACCTTGAAGCCTCGACGGCCAAGGGGGTCGACGGCCAAGACGCGCACGTCCGCAACTTCCTCGACTGCCTCGCCTCGCGCGCCAAGCCGACGACCGACGTCCAGACGGCGCACTATTCGACCAACACCTGCCACATGGGCAACATCGCCTACAAGGTCGGTCGCAAGTTGTTCTGGGACGCCGCGACCGAGACGTTCAAGAACGACTCCGAGGCCAACAAGCACCTCGCGCGGGAAGCGCGCAAGGGGTACGAGCTGCCCGCCGTCTGA